A segment of the Serratia fonticola genome:
ATCTTCAGCATGGAGCCCGCAATCCCCACGGCCACGCCAACCACCAATAACCACGCCTGTTTGCCACCGCGATCGCCTGCCTTGATCGCTTCGGCCGCGGCCACGCCTGGCGGCCAGGCATTCGCCGCCGGGAACACTTTGGTATCAAACATCCGATACAGCAGGTAGGCATCCAGCAACATTGCCGCCGCCACGCCGCAGAACATCGGCAAAATCAATTGCGGCTGCCCCATGACATAAGGCACGGCAATCGGCATCAGCAGACTGTTAGCCGCCCCGAAAGTGGCTGAGGAAATCACTGTCTGTGCCAGATTCTGGATGTGTATTGATCGGTAACGTTGAAACATCTGTAACGGAATACGCGCCAGCAACATAGCGAATAACGCGCCGATAATCGACGTATTAGGCGTCACCCCCAAGGTTGTAATCAGTTGCACACCGATAATCGCCCCGACGATGGATAACAGCACCATCACCAGTAACGTACCGATATCTTTCAATGGATTGGTAGTTGTCTCTGGTTTCATTAACCTGTCCCCTGAATATCCCTGTCCTTGTCACCTTTCAAGTCGCAGCAGTGTTTCCTGCGCGATGAAATTCACCGGACCTGTATGGCGAAATAATATTTCAGGCATAGGCTGCCGTCGTAGTTCCATTATTTGGAACTCACAATGAAATGAATTATTTATTGCCGGCCTTGGCTAAATTAATTGCAGAAAAAAAGGTTCTGCTATTAACTCATCAGCGAAGTACCCTGGTGTTGGCACGCTAATTAAGCCATTAAAGATACGTCTTTCGGTGCGCTATTTGATCTGACGCCAATATTCATCACCGAGTTTTTCTGCCAATTGCCGGGAAACGGCCATTAATGCCTCAAGCACCTGGGGTGAGTAGGGTTGTTCCTCGGTCTGCGAGGGAAAAGATAAACATAGCCCCACCGTCTCACTGCGGTGTTTATTCGTCACCGAGGTAGCCAGTGAGCTGATCCCAGGCAGCGTTTCGTTTCGGGCCAGAGACCAGCCCTGCAGCCTGATTTTTGCCAACTGTTGCAGCAACGCCTCCAACGTTTGAGGTGAGTTTGCCGACCCCGCATGGTAGCCAGCAGCAAAGCGCTCCCGCACCCGATCATCGCTTTCTCTTGCCAGCATCGCTCGCCCTACTGAGGTTTCAGCGGCCGGAGAACAGGTGCCCACCGGCGTTACTACCTGCAGAAAATGGCGGCCGGGGAGCGTGCGCATCACCCAGTTTTCCTGCCCTTCCAGTTTCGAGATATAGCCGGTACAGAACGTCAACTGGTTCAGCTGCATCATCGCCACCGTCGCACTTTCGACCAATGGCGTCGAGAGATAATGGCTAGCCACCCCAAGCAACATATAGCCAATGTGATACTGGCGGCTTTGCGGATCCCGCTCCAGCAATCCCTGGCTTTCCATCGTTTGTAACAGGCGCGAGACCGTGCTTTTTGGTAACTGAAGCCTTTCGACCACATTAGTGAAAGAAATCCCTCCCAGACCATGTGTGATTTGCCGTTGAGAAAATAACTTTAATACCGCCGAGGCATTTTCTAATGTGGTCATTACACGCCTTGTTCCACTATATGGAACTTAGTTCCTCATCTATATTTAAGAAACTAAAACCCGCACCACTTATCGTCAAGTGGTTTATTTTTATTAACAGCTTAAATTACAGCGAATGATGCTTAAATATTAAGAATATTGCACAGATCGCAAAGTCATTCCTCAGCATAACTGATTAATGTGCGTCTAATGAGGGAAATATCAGCACAAGATGCCAATATTCGCCATGCTCTCAGGGAATATCTATAACGCAGTTATTCCCTTATTAAATATTGCGCAGAATATAAATAGCTAACGAAGCCTCAAACAGAATGATGAAAATGGACCAAAATGCGGGTAAAAAACGACTATGGTTGGAGAGAAACTGCCGAACTGATTTCATGACGTTTACCACTGGGGTCTCCCTGGGGGCTGAACAATGCCGCAATCACCTTTTCGCCAATCATGCTACGCCTCCGCCTTGCCGGGTACAACTCGCCTTAAAAAGTACAGCCGGTTTACACCGGCCACCTTTTTTTACAGTCAAAACGAGTCGCTCAGGGTCTCATCTTCATAACGCCGTTTAGCGTCCAATGCTTCCCGCTCGGTTTCATGCTCGCTGATCAGAGTATTCGGCTTGGGATGGTCGGCTCGTAGCTCATACCAACGAACCTGCTTGCCCACTTCACCTTTGTCTACGGCTGCAACACGCGCGGTTCTTGGATAGGGAGGTTGACTCGGCATAACGATCTCCTGTGTGATTAACCTGCGGTTAAGTATAGACAATCACACTAAAACGCCAGTTAGCACCGTCCCCAGGTTGCTCTCATCTGGCCCCCTCACCAGTAATTGCGCCAACACTCAACAAGTTGCAACAGCGCCTGGTGGCGGTTTGGCTTAACGAGATGCAAAGTGAGGAAGCTAAACCATTACAACTGCCGCAGCCGAAATACGCCCAGGCTGTAAATAACGTCTGCCAAACGCATTAAGAATGTGCTCGAAGAGGACGCCCAGGTGCCAGGCCGTACCTTTAATTGACCACAGTGCTGCCGCAGCCGCCTCGTGATCAAGCTGGAGAGACGAGCCTACGATTGAGACAGACAATGCAAAGAATAAGCTTTTGAGGGGCGCATCAGGCTGAAATCATTGGGGCACAAGGCGGGGTGCCCACAGAAAATTATTTTACCGTCTCGCGTGGCAATACCGCCAAGATCTGCTCCACCACCTGCTGTGGATTGGCACTGCCATCAATAATATGGTGTGCCGCTTCCTGATACAGCGCCTCGCGGGCCGCCAGCACTTCTGTCATTTCTTCAGCAATCGGCCGCCCGGTCAACGTCGGGCGTTGCCCCTCTTCCGGAAACTCTTCCAGGCGCTGCGCCAATACCCCGGCTGGAGCGCGCAGGTAGATCACTGAGCCATGCTGGCGCATAAACTGCCGGTTCTCTTCAGAAAGGATCGCGCCACCACCAGTGGCAACTATGGTTGACGGCTGCGTTACTGCCTGCAGCGCCATGGTTTCGCGGCGGCGAAATCCCAGCCAACCTTCTTGTGCAACCATTTCCGCCACGCTCATCTGCGTAGTCTGCTGCATAAACAGATCGGTATCGACAAACTGATAACCCAGTGCCTGCGCCAGCGCGCTGCCTACCGTGGTTTTACCTGCTCCGCGAGCGCCTACCATAAAAATGGTTTGTGTCATTACGGGTTGTCCCTTATGCGGTAACTTGAATGCATGGGTTTGCCTGCGAAAATGTCAGCAGGCAGATTAAACGTTGGCATTGTTGCTGCATCATACCGCCCCCAGTCTGTATTTCAATCTTTACGACAGTGTAAATTCCATAGCACAGCGACTTTCGGCAGCGAAACCCAGCTGGATCTCCTGTGCCAGGATATCTTG
Coding sequences within it:
- a CDS encoding IclR family transcriptional regulator, with translation MTTLENASAVLKLFSQRQITHGLGGISFTNVVERLQLPKSTVSRLLQTMESQGLLERDPQSRQYHIGYMLLGVASHYLSTPLVESATVAMMQLNQLTFCTGYISKLEGQENWVMRTLPGRHFLQVVTPVGTCSPAAETSVGRAMLARESDDRVRERFAAGYHAGSANSPQTLEALLQQLAKIRLQGWSLARNETLPGISSLATSVTNKHRSETVGLCLSFPSQTEEQPYSPQVLEALMAVSRQLAEKLGDEYWRQIK
- the aroL gene encoding shikimate kinase AroL produces the protein MTQTIFMVGARGAGKTTVGSALAQALGYQFVDTDLFMQQTTQMSVAEMVAQEGWLGFRRRETMALQAVTQPSTIVATGGGAILSEENRQFMRQHGSVIYLRAPAGVLAQRLEEFPEEGQRPTLTGRPIAEEMTEVLAAREALYQEAAHHIIDGSANPQQVVEQILAVLPRETVK
- a CDS encoding YaiA family protein; the protein is MPSQPPYPRTARVAAVDKGEVGKQVRWYELRADHPKPNTLISEHETEREALDAKRRYEDETLSDSF